The proteins below are encoded in one region of Hordeum vulgare subsp. vulgare chromosome 3H, MorexV3_pseudomolecules_assembly, whole genome shotgun sequence:
- the LOC123442500 gene encoding peroxisomal membrane protein PEX14-like isoform X1 — translation MAAQQDGSGGGGSSENLVFQAPQVAREDYIQNAVKFLEHPKVKGSPVSYRYSFLEKKGLTKEEIDEAFRRVPDPPTNSTDAAAVGSQQASNPNQSARVQPYAPVQSPQAPTGSVATGHIIPQTQTQFSWYHTLLGAGIFLGVGASSVLIIKKLFLPRLKSWTRRVVSEGDENADNELKSKLYDEIKDAMEASSSAFSAIAKTNQELLASKDEDKKILVKLTEALDSQAEVLKSLSETLHHTRENRFSPYNMLEEHAQPGPWNGPTTNSWRASQQTNMYTTTPNGDFDSGRQSFMPLPAEPTSGSFPRSYVDPRVPRSGYGFQPQMGYDRSNPGTREGYYGSPPYYPGGSNTVDAPAPAPAPVAAPAPAPAPVAAPAPAPAATPVAQESPFQRHWVPPQPPGVAMPEAAAAIRQPRSLPRQEPQPAADSADATRLADSAMNEQMDGVSSAVTSDESRSSSAAMGTMAGAANGENGEGPGAA, via the exons ATGGCCGCGCAGCAAG ATGGTTCCGGCGGAGGAGGATCATCGGAAAACCTGGTATTCCAAGCCCCGCAGGTAGCACGGGAGGATTACATACAGAACGCCGTCAAGTTCCTCGAGCATCCAAAGGTGAAGGGCTCTCCGGTGTCCTACAGGTACTCTTTCCTGGAGAAGAAAGGCCTCACAAAGGAGGAGATCGACGAGGCCTTCCGACGGGTTCCT GATCCGCCGACAAACAGTACAGATGCTGCGGCTGTCGGTTCGCAACAAG CAAGCAATCCAAATCAATCTGCCAGGGTGCAGCCTTACGCACCCGTTCAGTCGCCACAAGCACCAACTGGCTCTGTCGCCACTGGTCATATCATCCCACAAACGCAGACACAATTTAGCTGGTATCATACACTCCTTGGTGCTGGTATTTTCCTTGGAGTAGGTGCTAGTTCAGTTCTCATCATCAAG AAATTGTTCCTGCCTAGGCTAAAATCTTGGACCCGTAGAGTCGTTTCAGAAGGAGATGAAAATGCGGACAACGAACTGAAATCCAAGctttatgatgaaattaaagatgctaTGGAAGCTTCCTCATCAGCCTTTTCTGCTATTGCTAAAACAAACCAAGAATTGCTGGCTTCAAAGGACGAAG ATAAGAAGATACTTGTGAAGTTAACAGAAGCCTTGGATTCTCAGGCAGAAGTTTTGAAATCCTTGAGCGAGACCTTACATCATACAAGGGAGAATCGATTTTCGCCGTACAATATGTTGGAAGAGCATGCTCAACCTGGACCATGGAATG GGCCAACTACTAATTCATGGAGAGCTTCCCAG CAAACCAATATGTACACGACGACGCCAAATGGTGATTTTGACTCAG GGAGGCAATCGTTCATGCCATTACCCGCAGAACCTACATCTGGATCATTTCCAAGATCTTATGTTGAC CCGCGGGTCCCTAGGTCTGGGTACGGGTTccagccgcagatgggctatgacaGATCGAACCCTGGCACTCGGGAGGGCTACTACGGTTCTCCTCCGTACTATCCTGGGGGCAGCAACACCGTTGATGCTCCAGCACCGGCACCAGCTCCGGTAGCAGCACCAGCACCGGCACCAGCTCCGgtagcagcaccagcaccagcaccggcAGCGACACCAGTTGCACAGGAAAGTCCATTCCAGCGCCACTGGGTTCCCCCACAGCCACCGGGCGTCGCCATGCCAGAGGCGGCGGCTGCCATTCGGCAGCCAAGGTCCCTTCCAAGACAAGAGCCACAGCCAGCAGCAGACTCAGCCGACGCTACGAGACTGGCAGACTCTGCCATGAATGAGCAGATGGACGGTGTATCATCCGCTGTCACCAGTGACGAGTCGCGTAGTAGCAGCGCTGCCATGGGTACCATGGCTGGTGCGGCCAATGGTGAGAATGGAGAAGGGCCTGGAGCCGCCTGA
- the LOC123442500 gene encoding peroxisomal membrane protein PEX14-like isoform X2 has translation MAAQQDGSGGGGSSENLVFQAPQVAREDYIQNAVKFLEHPKVKGSPVSYRYSFLEKKGLTKEEIDEAFRRVPDPPTNSTDAAAVGSQQASNPNQSARVQPYAPVQSPQAPTGSVATGHIIPQTQTQFSWYHTLLGAGIFLGVGASSVLIIKKLFLPRLKSWTRRVVSEGDENADNELKSKLYDEIKDAMEASSSAFSAIAKTNQELLASKDEDKKILVKLTEALDSQAEVLKSLSETLHHTRENRFSPYNMLEEHAQPGPWNGPTTNSWRASQQTNMYTTTPNGDFDSGRQSFMPLPAEPTSGSFPRSYVDPRVPRSGYGFQPQMGYDRSNPGTREGYYGSPPYYPGGSNTVDAPAPAPAPVAAPAPAPAATPVAQESPFQRHWVPPQPPGVAMPEAAAAIRQPRSLPRQEPQPAADSADATRLADSAMNEQMDGVSSAVTSDESRSSSAAMGTMAGAANGENGEGPGAA, from the exons ATGGCCGCGCAGCAAG ATGGTTCCGGCGGAGGAGGATCATCGGAAAACCTGGTATTCCAAGCCCCGCAGGTAGCACGGGAGGATTACATACAGAACGCCGTCAAGTTCCTCGAGCATCCAAAGGTGAAGGGCTCTCCGGTGTCCTACAGGTACTCTTTCCTGGAGAAGAAAGGCCTCACAAAGGAGGAGATCGACGAGGCCTTCCGACGGGTTCCT GATCCGCCGACAAACAGTACAGATGCTGCGGCTGTCGGTTCGCAACAAG CAAGCAATCCAAATCAATCTGCCAGGGTGCAGCCTTACGCACCCGTTCAGTCGCCACAAGCACCAACTGGCTCTGTCGCCACTGGTCATATCATCCCACAAACGCAGACACAATTTAGCTGGTATCATACACTCCTTGGTGCTGGTATTTTCCTTGGAGTAGGTGCTAGTTCAGTTCTCATCATCAAG AAATTGTTCCTGCCTAGGCTAAAATCTTGGACCCGTAGAGTCGTTTCAGAAGGAGATGAAAATGCGGACAACGAACTGAAATCCAAGctttatgatgaaattaaagatgctaTGGAAGCTTCCTCATCAGCCTTTTCTGCTATTGCTAAAACAAACCAAGAATTGCTGGCTTCAAAGGACGAAG ATAAGAAGATACTTGTGAAGTTAACAGAAGCCTTGGATTCTCAGGCAGAAGTTTTGAAATCCTTGAGCGAGACCTTACATCATACAAGGGAGAATCGATTTTCGCCGTACAATATGTTGGAAGAGCATGCTCAACCTGGACCATGGAATG GGCCAACTACTAATTCATGGAGAGCTTCCCAG CAAACCAATATGTACACGACGACGCCAAATGGTGATTTTGACTCAG GGAGGCAATCGTTCATGCCATTACCCGCAGAACCTACATCTGGATCATTTCCAAGATCTTATGTTGAC CCGCGGGTCCCTAGGTCTGGGTACGGGTTccagccgcagatgggctatgacaGATCGAACCCTGGCACTCGGGAGGGCTACTACGGTTCTCCTCCGTACTATCCTGGGGGCAGCAACACCGTTGATGCTCCAGCACCGGCACCAGCTCCGGTAGCAGCAC cagcaccagcaccggcAGCGACACCAGTTGCACAGGAAAGTCCATTCCAGCGCCACTGGGTTCCCCCACAGCCACCGGGCGTCGCCATGCCAGAGGCGGCGGCTGCCATTCGGCAGCCAAGGTCCCTTCCAAGACAAGAGCCACAGCCAGCAGCAGACTCAGCCGACGCTACGAGACTGGCAGACTCTGCCATGAATGAGCAGATGGACGGTGTATCATCCGCTGTCACCAGTGACGAGTCGCGTAGTAGCAGCGCTGCCATGGGTACCATGGCTGGTGCGGCCAATGGTGAGAATGGAGAAGGGCCTGGAGCCGCCTGA
- the LOC123441334 gene encoding uncharacterized protein LOC123441334 translates to MVNYEDHFRMAASQPNKATTEWVEDKDAIGEDQGLWERAAKKLREEDTTKVARNKEDEREAKMKEELKITLDHYGYEKQMKEEHKKMMEKCFVSGAHVIHDGAPALPRPLPLPLRRLPSRVQLQPPRRQRHRRHEATVQQEHVQAGREEAGKQDRQGGGEGGQGEGGDQEGGHGRGEEAGARPGADAGSAGAARAEGSRGSRGVDGGEAAGRGAAGGRVRGREGGRLHQQVPTTAAATEAQLAAQLQGDAQPRRIADADQHRIQRFD, encoded by the exons ATGGTTAACTacgaggaccatttcc GTATGGCAGCGtctcaacccaacaaggcaaCAACGGAGTGGGTGGAGGACAAGGATGCAATCGGTGAGGACCAGGGCTTGTGGGAGAGGGCTGCAaaaaagttgagagaggaggACACAACCAAAGTGGCGAGGAATAAGGAAGATGAGAGGGAAgcaaagatgaaggaggagctgaaAATAACGCTTGACCACTACGGCTATGAGAAgcagatgaaggaggagcacaAGAAGATGATGGAGAAAT GTTTCGTTTCTGGCGCGCATGTCATCCATGATGGAGCGCCTGCGCTCCCTCGGCCTCTACCGCTTCCGCTCCGACGACTTCCCTCCCGAGTACAACTACAGCCACCCCGCCGCCAGCGACACCGTCGGCACGAAGCAACAGTACAACAGGAGCATGTCCAAGCCGGTCGCGAGGAAGCCGGCAAGCAAGACAGGCAAGGAGGCGGAGAAGGCGGCCAGGGCGAAGGTGGCGACCAAGAAGGCGGTCACGGCCGAGGTGAGGAGGCTGGAGCGCGCCCCGGTGCCGACGCCGGCTCGGCTGGTGCAGCACGCGCCGAGGGCTCCCGCGGCTCGCGCGGTGTTGACGGAGGCGAGGCGGCCGGACGTGGGGCCGCCGGAGGCCGCGTGCGTGGACGAGAGGGCGGACGACTTCATCAACAAGTTCCGACAACAGCTGCAGCTACAGAGGCTCAACTTGCTGCTCAACTACAAGGAGATGCTCAACCACGACGCATAGCAGATGCAGACCAGCACAGGATTCAACGCTTCGATTAG